In the Arthrobacter sp. 31Y genome, one interval contains:
- a CDS encoding type 1 glutamine amidotransferase has protein sequence MTSEAQPTPDTQTPPDAQPSKGTLRVLQLYPREMNIYGDWGNALVLKQRIKWHGYTPELLEYNVGDEFPDDVDIIVGGGGQDSGQLVIQNDLQARAATLKQLADGGTPMLVICGLYQLFGKFFKTSTGPVIPGIGILDVETHGTDERLIGNVTMKSAEFGDILGYENHSGQTTLGPGVEPLGTVTKGAGNNSKDGHEGARYNNVVASYLHGSLLPKNPAIADFLIRTAAERKFGNFVPGTPDDGYASLAREHAARRPR, from the coding sequence ATGACCTCGGAAGCACAGCCCACACCGGACACCCAAACCCCGCCGGACGCACAGCCCAGCAAGGGAACACTCCGGGTTCTCCAGCTCTACCCGCGCGAAATGAATATCTACGGCGACTGGGGCAACGCCTTGGTCCTCAAGCAACGGATCAAGTGGCATGGCTACACCCCGGAGTTGCTTGAGTACAACGTGGGTGACGAATTCCCGGATGACGTGGACATCATTGTGGGTGGAGGCGGGCAGGACAGCGGCCAGCTGGTCATACAGAACGACCTCCAAGCGCGCGCCGCCACGTTAAAGCAGCTGGCGGACGGAGGCACCCCCATGCTGGTGATTTGTGGGCTCTACCAGCTTTTCGGGAAGTTCTTCAAGACCAGCACGGGCCCCGTCATTCCCGGTATCGGCATCCTTGACGTCGAAACCCACGGAACCGACGAGCGACTCATCGGCAACGTGACCATGAAGTCCGCCGAGTTTGGCGACATCCTTGGTTACGAGAACCACAGCGGACAGACAACTCTGGGTCCCGGCGTCGAGCCACTGGGCACTGTGACCAAGGGCGCCGGCAACAACAGCAAAGACGGGCACGAAGGCGCTCGCTACAACAACGTCGTAGCGAGCTACCTGCACGGTTCTTTGCTGCCGAAGAACCCTGCCATTGCGGATTTCCTGATCCGGACGGCTGCCGAACGCAAGTTCGGTAATTTCGTGCCGGGAACGCCGGACGACGGCTATGCCAGCCTTGCGCGCGAACACGCCGCGCGCCGGCCGCGCTAG